Proteins encoded together in one Psychrobacter sanguinis window:
- the tnpB gene encoding IS200/IS605 family element RNA-guided endonuclease TnpB: MLKAYKYRIYPNYEQRVLIEKHFGCSRFVFNWALALQKRYYAMFGKSLSRSKIQSHLVKKKKKAQFAWLNEVNSQSLLNALLNVYTAFTNFFKGHAKFPRFKSKKIPQRSYQCPQHCTVNFEQGIINLPKLKGIKAVFSREFVGKVKTVTISKTATGKYYASVLVDNADILPTPTTIEPRLTVGIDLGISHLLNLSDGSKFDNPKHLAKASQRLAIQQKIFARKHKQSKNYQKQKLAVARIHEKVRNQRLDLHHKVTHKLICENQATSYAIEDLGVKNMVKNRKLAKAINDVGWGQFVTLLTYKANWYGKNILKVSRFFASSKICSHCHHKLDTVPLSVRNWTCPSCQTHHDRDTNAASNIRSQALADVAGLATV; this comes from the coding sequence ATGCTTAAAGCCTATAAATACAGAATTTACCCAAACTACGAACAGCGAGTGCTAATCGAAAAGCATTTTGGCTGTAGTCGGTTTGTGTTCAATTGGGCGTTGGCATTGCAAAAACGCTACTATGCTATGTTTGGCAAATCATTATCACGTAGCAAAATCCAAAGCCATTTAGTAAAAAAGAAAAAGAAAGCTCAGTTTGCATGGCTAAACGAGGTCAATAGCCAATCACTACTAAATGCCTTACTAAATGTCTATACCGCTTTTACTAACTTCTTCAAAGGTCATGCCAAATTTCCACGTTTCAAATCTAAAAAAATCCCACAGCGTAGTTATCAATGCCCTCAACATTGCACCGTAAACTTTGAGCAAGGTATTATCAATCTACCCAAACTCAAGGGCATTAAAGCGGTGTTTAGCCGTGAATTTGTCGGCAAGGTGAAAACAGTAACGATTAGTAAGACAGCAACAGGCAAATACTATGCAAGCGTACTGGTTGATAATGCTGATATATTGCCAACGCCTACGACCATTGAACCTAGATTAACGGTTGGCATTGACTTAGGTATTAGTCACTTACTCAATCTATCAGATGGTAGCAAATTTGATAACCCAAAGCATTTAGCCAAAGCCAGTCAAAGACTTGCTATACAGCAAAAAATCTTTGCTCGTAAACACAAACAAAGTAAAAACTATCAAAAACAAAAGTTAGCTGTTGCTCGTATTCATGAAAAAGTACGCAACCAGCGCTTAGACTTACACCATAAAGTCACGCATAAACTGATTTGCGAAAACCAAGCTACCAGTTATGCGATTGAAGATTTAGGTGTAAAAAACATGGTAAAGAACCGAAAACTTGCCAAAGCGATTAATGACGTGGGTTGGGGGCAGTTTGTTACCCTGCTTACCTACAAGGCGAATTGGTATGGTAAAAACATTCTAAAAGTGAGTCGGTTCTTTGCCAGTAGTAAAATTTGTTCGCATTGTCATCACAAATTAGATACTGTGCCGTTGTCAGTCAGAAATTGGACGTGTCCTAGCTGTCAAACACACCATGACCGTGATACCAATGCAGCAAGCAATATACGCTCTCAGGCGTTAGCTGATGTAGCA